The Benincasa hispida cultivar B227 chromosome 9, ASM972705v1, whole genome shotgun sequence genome has a segment encoding these proteins:
- the LOC120084404 gene encoding uncharacterized protein LOC120084404 isoform X1 has product MNLKEETLVSIPFPPLSSFSLTLPPPHSYLCRFVFPLFLLHIPLSATAYAGKPSPPQSHAATLHRQTPVSSFSLCLPLCCNLAGTHYCTAFLYSSPTAHRILVAKVMAESSSPGSFQPPPVTPLPILIDGADRDRALAASEVCARREVLERRSRRVKQLCRILKQVYWFLLEELKRKYREYYWTYGKSPFKEDEKEAEGIGDYPEGIGENGKLGLGSVTGSDEIRRCDVTGCKAKAMALTKYCHAHILSDKKQRLYKGCTFVIKSMQSGPLLCSKPVLRSTVPCYCPGHLQKGEKCLARDLRKAGLNVSSTSKLRPDFHVLVAEFVRQIQSKRRATRKATAVKIESN; this is encoded by the exons ATGAACTTAAAAGAAGAAACCCTAGTTTCTATTCCCTTCCCACCCTTATCTTCCTTCTCCCTCACGTTGCCGCCGCCACACAGCTATCTCTGCCGGTTTGTTTTTCCCCTTTTCCTTCTCCATATCCCCCTCTCCGCTACAGCCTACGCCGGCAAACCCTCTCCGCCGCAGTCGCACGCCGCCACCCTCCATCGGCAAACGCCCGtttcttccttctctctctGTCTACCTCTCTGCTGCAACCTCGCCGGCACCCACTACTGCACAGCCTTCCTCTACTCGTCGCCGACTGCCCACCGCATTCTCGTCGCCAAG GTCATGGCAGAATCAAGCTCGCCTGGTTCGTTTCAACCTCCTCCTGTTACCCCACTTCCTATTCTCATTGATGGGGCGGATCGCGATCGAGCACTTGCCGCTTCTGAGGTCTGTGCTCGTCGAGAAGTACTTGAGCGCCGGTCCCGGAGAGTGAAACAACTTTGTCGAATCTTAAAGCAAGTGTACTGGTTTTTGTTGGAGGAACTCAAGCGCAAATACAGGGAATATTATTGGACATATGGCAAGAGTCCATTTAAGGAGGACGAGAAGGAGGCTGAGGGCATTGGTGATTATCCAGAGGGTATTGGGGAAAATGGAAAGCTAGGATTAGGTTCTGTGACCGGGAGTGATGAGATTAGACGGTGTGATGTCACAGGTTGCAAGGCAAAGGCAATGGCGTTGACAAAATACTGTCATGCTCATATCCTCTCGGACAAAAAGCAGAGGCTCTACAAGGGTTGTACCTTTGTAATCAAGAG TATGCAGTCAGGGCCGCTTCTATGTTCAAAGCCCGTTTTAAGATCAACTGTTCCCTGCTATTGCCCTGGTCATCTACAAAAAGGTGAGAAGTGTTTAGCTCGAGATTTAAGAAAAGCAGGTCTTAACGTCTCCTCGACTAGTAAGCTTCGTCCAGATTTCCATGTATTGGTAGCTGAATTCGTTCGCCAAATACAAAGCAAAAGGAGAGCGACGAGAAAGGCTACTGCTGTTAAAATTGAGAGTAACTGA
- the LOC120084404 gene encoding INO80 complex subunit D-like isoform X2, which translates to MAESSSPGSFQPPPVTPLPILIDGADRDRALAASEVCARREVLERRSRRVKQLCRILKQVYWFLLEELKRKYREYYWTYGKSPFKEDEKEAEGIGDYPEGIGENGKLGLGSVTGSDEIRRCDVTGCKAKAMALTKYCHAHILSDKKQRLYKGCTFVIKSMQSGPLLCSKPVLRSTVPCYCPGHLQKGEKCLARDLRKAGLNVSSTSKLRPDFHVLVAEFVRQIQSKRRATRKATAVKIESN; encoded by the exons ATGGCAGAATCAAGCTCGCCTGGTTCGTTTCAACCTCCTCCTGTTACCCCACTTCCTATTCTCATTGATGGGGCGGATCGCGATCGAGCACTTGCCGCTTCTGAGGTCTGTGCTCGTCGAGAAGTACTTGAGCGCCGGTCCCGGAGAGTGAAACAACTTTGTCGAATCTTAAAGCAAGTGTACTGGTTTTTGTTGGAGGAACTCAAGCGCAAATACAGGGAATATTATTGGACATATGGCAAGAGTCCATTTAAGGAGGACGAGAAGGAGGCTGAGGGCATTGGTGATTATCCAGAGGGTATTGGGGAAAATGGAAAGCTAGGATTAGGTTCTGTGACCGGGAGTGATGAGATTAGACGGTGTGATGTCACAGGTTGCAAGGCAAAGGCAATGGCGTTGACAAAATACTGTCATGCTCATATCCTCTCGGACAAAAAGCAGAGGCTCTACAAGGGTTGTACCTTTGTAATCAAGAG TATGCAGTCAGGGCCGCTTCTATGTTCAAAGCCCGTTTTAAGATCAACTGTTCCCTGCTATTGCCCTGGTCATCTACAAAAAGGTGAGAAGTGTTTAGCTCGAGATTTAAGAAAAGCAGGTCTTAACGTCTCCTCGACTAGTAAGCTTCGTCCAGATTTCCATGTATTGGTAGCTGAATTCGTTCGCCAAATACAAAGCAAAAGGAGAGCGACGAGAAAGGCTACTGCTGTTAAAATTGAGAGTAACTGA